Proteins encoded together in one Leptospira semungkisensis window:
- a CDS encoding alpha/beta hydrolase, translated as MEFAPEMLEYATRIVSLGLKGFTEGTVQERRDGYSAIGDLLGPGPEMKEIRDALVTSLDGSILIKNYIPKAEIRSHILYFHGGGWVVGRIRDFDPFARKLAEGTSSIVSLVDYRLAPEHPYPIPLEDAYASLEWADKFKNEELGKDLPLVVVGDSAGGNIAAVTVLRARDRKGPKIDLQVLIYPVTETLCDTETYKEFEFGPGLTKKDMEWFISNYLPDPKNRKEWTASPLLSSNWKDLPPAIVFTAGIDPLRADGELYSKKLTEAGHPVIFKNFEGYTHGFFTKVNLLKAPEEGIRIISQEIEKLHFLSSKTA; from the coding sequence ATGGAATTTGCTCCTGAAATGTTGGAGTATGCTACTCGTATCGTCTCCTTGGGTTTGAAAGGTTTCACCGAAGGAACGGTTCAGGAAAGAAGGGACGGCTACTCCGCAATAGGGGATCTGCTCGGACCCGGTCCCGAAATGAAAGAAATTCGAGATGCCTTGGTTACTTCTTTAGATGGAAGTATATTAATAAAAAATTATATTCCTAAAGCGGAGATCCGATCCCATATCCTTTACTTTCACGGAGGAGGCTGGGTCGTAGGAAGGATCCGCGATTTCGATCCGTTTGCAAGGAAACTTGCCGAGGGGACATCTAGCATTGTGTCTCTGGTGGATTATAGATTAGCACCGGAACATCCTTATCCGATTCCTTTAGAAGACGCCTACGCTTCTTTAGAATGGGCAGACAAATTTAAGAATGAGGAACTCGGCAAGGATCTTCCGTTGGTAGTCGTCGGAGACAGTGCTGGAGGAAATATAGCTGCAGTCACTGTCTTAAGGGCAAGAGATAGAAAGGGACCTAAAATAGATCTGCAGGTGCTTATCTATCCTGTGACAGAAACATTATGCGATACCGAAACATATAAAGAGTTCGAGTTCGGTCCTGGCTTAACTAAGAAGGATATGGAATGGTTTATCTCCAATTATCTTCCCGATCCGAAAAATAGAAAGGAATGGACAGCATCTCCGTTGCTTTCCTCCAATTGGAAGGATCTCCCACCTGCAATCGTATTTACTGCAGGGATAGATCCTCTGCGCGCAGATGGGGAACTATATTCTAAAAAATTAACGGAAGCTGGGCATCCGGTTATTTTTAAGAATTTTGAGGGGTATACTCACGGATTCTTCACTAAGGTCAACCTTCTCAAGGCGCCTGAAGAAGGAATACGTATCATATCACAGGAAATCGAGAAGTTGCATTTTCTTTCCTCTAAAACTGCATAA
- the dxs gene encoding 1-deoxy-D-xylulose-5-phosphate synthase encodes MQQEDSLLNGIRLPADLRKLPLEELPKLCSEIRNYIIDTLSGIGGHFASNLGVVELTVALHYVFETPTDRLIWDVGHQTYPHKILTGRKEKLSTVRKFKGLSGFPKREESIYDLYNTGHAGTSISQALGEAVARDLTGNHYNIVAIIGDASIATGMALEAMNHAGHLKKNLLVILNDNFMSISKNVGSISNYLNNIISSHFYLNWKRIFYTFLKWLPIVGPAMESFFKRVEKGFKDVFTPGGLFEDLGFSYIGPEDGHDVIRLVRMLRNIKTMKGPVLFHTITQKGKGYTPAEKDPIKYHGVTPFRKEDGAMDSGDSSKISYSKIVGKVLSDLTEKNPRIAAITPAMIEGSGLGEYVSKFPNHVYDVGIAEQHSVAFAGAMTNGNVIPYLCIYSTFLTRGMDQLVEDVSLMNLPVRFVIDRAGCVGPDGETHQGLFDLSYLLSLPNMDVFVPSSGQDLVDSLRYMEHYDKSPIAIRFPKASVELSGLDFNSNKDLKPGTFRVLQKGTDIALLSIGSMLEEAKKTASILEQEGYSVSLIDLVWLRPLGKEALDEELSQVRYFAILDESYIDGGASGYLLNRISPEYLNRFIKTFAFPPETIHHGERKEIFTEYGLDARSIAKSLSEIVKKEVLHGKRN; translated from the coding sequence ATGCAACAGGAAGATTCGTTATTGAACGGGATCCGCTTACCGGCGGATCTCAGAAAATTGCCACTCGAGGAACTGCCTAAACTCTGTTCCGAGATCCGAAATTATATCATCGATACTCTCTCCGGGATCGGTGGTCATTTCGCGAGCAATCTAGGAGTGGTGGAATTAACCGTAGCCTTGCATTATGTGTTCGAGACTCCAACGGATCGCCTGATCTGGGATGTAGGACACCAAACCTATCCTCATAAGATCCTTACAGGAAGAAAAGAAAAGCTCTCCACAGTCAGAAAGTTCAAAGGACTTTCTGGCTTTCCTAAAAGAGAAGAATCCATTTACGACCTATACAATACTGGGCACGCGGGAACTTCTATTTCTCAAGCCTTGGGAGAAGCGGTCGCTAGAGATCTCACCGGAAATCATTACAATATAGTTGCTATCATCGGGGACGCGTCCATTGCCACAGGAATGGCCTTGGAGGCAATGAACCACGCAGGACATTTGAAGAAGAATCTTTTGGTGATCCTAAACGATAATTTCATGTCCATTTCCAAGAACGTGGGATCTATCTCGAATTATTTGAATAATATTATCAGTTCCCACTTCTATCTCAACTGGAAGCGTATATTTTACACTTTCTTAAAATGGCTTCCTATCGTGGGTCCAGCCATGGAGAGCTTCTTCAAGAGAGTGGAGAAGGGCTTCAAGGATGTGTTCACTCCTGGCGGTCTTTTCGAGGATCTCGGGTTTAGCTATATCGGGCCGGAAGATGGCCATGATGTGATCCGACTTGTAAGGATGCTTCGGAATATCAAAACCATGAAAGGGCCTGTATTATTCCATACAATCACCCAGAAGGGAAAAGGTTACACTCCTGCAGAGAAGGATCCGATCAAGTATCACGGGGTCACTCCATTTAGAAAAGAAGACGGTGCCATGGATTCGGGAGATTCTTCTAAGATCTCTTATTCTAAGATCGTGGGTAAGGTACTCTCCGATCTGACCGAAAAAAATCCTAGAATCGCAGCAATCACTCCAGCAATGATAGAAGGTTCCGGACTCGGGGAGTATGTTTCTAAATTTCCAAATCACGTATATGATGTGGGGATCGCGGAACAGCATTCTGTGGCATTTGCCGGAGCGATGACAAACGGGAATGTGATCCCGTATCTATGTATTTATTCTACCTTTTTGACAAGGGGAATGGACCAATTAGTGGAAGATGTTTCGCTCATGAACCTTCCTGTCCGTTTCGTTATCGATCGTGCTGGATGCGTAGGACCAGACGGAGAAACCCACCAAGGCCTTTTCGATCTAAGTTATCTTCTTTCCTTGCCGAATATGGATGTTTTCGTTCCTTCTTCCGGGCAGGACCTGGTGGATTCTCTCAGATATATGGAGCATTACGATAAGTCTCCGATTGCGATTCGCTTTCCTAAGGCATCTGTGGAGCTTTCCGGTCTGGATTTTAATTCAAATAAGGACTTAAAACCTGGGACGTTTAGAGTTTTGCAGAAAGGAACGGATATCGCGCTTCTTTCTATCGGTTCTATGCTCGAAGAAGCCAAGAAGACTGCCTCTATTCTGGAACAGGAAGGATATTCCGTAAGCCTAATCGATCTAGTTTGGCTTCGTCCTCTCGGAAAAGAAGCGTTAGACGAGGAGCTCTCTCAGGTTCGGTATTTCGCCATTCTGGACGAGAGTTATATCGATGGAGGAGCTTCCGGATACTTGCTGAATCGGATCTCTCCCGAGTATCTGAATCGCTTTATTAAGACATTCGCTTTTCCTCCCGAGACGATCCATCATGGGGAAAGAAAGGAAATCTTTACGGAATACGGATTGGATGCGAGAAGCATCGCCAAGTCCCTCTCAGAAATTGTAAAGAAGGAAGTCCTACACGGAAAACGGAATTAA
- a CDS encoding alcohol dehydrogenase, with protein MKSARLVEFGAPLQFEEKSDPIPKGTEVLLEVMACGVCHSDLHLRDGYYQMGKGEKLFVKDRGVKLPLTPGHEVVGRVLQVGPDAKDISLGEVKLVYPWIGCGDCEECEDGTPQLCSAPKSLGIYQDGGYSDRILVPHPKWLLDTHGLAPEYACSYACAGLTAYGALKKSLPLSKKDYLLIIGAGGLGMFAAQILPLMTDAQVIFADLDEGRLAKIRELGFQTVNSSEGDVSDAVRKFSGPKGVSSVIDFVNNSATSSLAFSLLKKNGRMISVGLFGGELKIPTPILSLRSLTVRGSYTGSPSELAELLKIVSEKKLLPIPVQVKSMKEADSILNDLSSGKVLGRVVLSDLRI; from the coding sequence ATGAAAAGCGCAAGATTAGTCGAGTTCGGAGCACCTTTGCAATTTGAGGAAAAGTCGGATCCTATCCCGAAAGGAACTGAAGTTTTGTTGGAAGTCATGGCATGTGGAGTTTGTCATTCTGATCTCCATCTCAGAGACGGTTATTATCAAATGGGAAAAGGAGAAAAACTCTTCGTGAAGGACAGGGGAGTGAAACTTCCTCTTACCCCCGGCCATGAGGTTGTAGGAAGAGTATTGCAAGTCGGACCGGATGCTAAAGATATTTCTTTGGGAGAAGTCAAACTCGTCTATCCTTGGATCGGCTGCGGTGACTGTGAGGAATGTGAAGATGGCACACCTCAACTTTGTTCTGCGCCTAAATCGCTTGGGATCTACCAAGACGGCGGGTACTCGGATCGGATCTTAGTTCCTCATCCTAAATGGCTTTTGGACACGCATGGACTTGCGCCTGAATATGCTTGTTCTTATGCCTGCGCCGGTCTGACAGCTTATGGAGCTTTGAAGAAGAGTCTTCCTCTGAGCAAGAAAGATTATCTGTTGATCATAGGAGCTGGGGGACTCGGAATGTTTGCGGCTCAGATCCTTCCTTTAATGACAGATGCTCAAGTGATCTTTGCGGATTTGGATGAAGGACGTTTGGCTAAGATCAGAGAGCTTGGTTTTCAAACTGTAAATTCTTCGGAAGGAGATGTCTCGGATGCAGTCCGAAAATTCAGCGGACCTAAGGGAGTGAGTTCTGTAATCGACTTTGTGAATAATTCGGCCACTTCTTCTTTGGCGTTTTCTCTTTTGAAGAAGAATGGAAGGATGATCTCCGTAGGACTTTTTGGAGGAGAATTAAAGATCCCGACTCCCATTCTTTCTTTAAGAAGTTTGACTGTGAGAGGAAGTTATACCGGCTCTCCTTCGGAACTAGCGGAGCTTCTTAAGATAGTATCTGAGAAGAAATTGCTTCCTATTCCGGTTCAAGTTAAATCTATGAAGGAAGCGGACTCGATATTAAACGATCTTTCTTCCGGAAAGGTTTTAGGGAGAGTCGTCTTATCAGATCTCCGGATTTGA
- a CDS encoding GNAT family N-acetyltransferase codes for MKQNLNITIRPAKQDDVQGAVPLIFSSGPDAWSYVFNEGKLTPYDFLVRSFQGTKNTISYKNHFVAEKNGEIVGTIVVYTSDRFFLLNAGTAGNIFRIYGLRAPRVAIRGLSMESMIQPPKSGRLYLGHIAVPVNQRKQGVGEALMRHAVAQFPDHSKISLDVSQVNPSAISLYNKLGFKIVESRNFPGPKGLVPDHHYMEADRSSF; via the coding sequence GTGAAGCAGAATCTTAATATTACAATTCGCCCCGCCAAACAGGATGATGTGCAAGGGGCTGTTCCCTTGATATTTAGTTCCGGTCCGGACGCCTGGAGTTATGTGTTTAACGAAGGAAAACTGACTCCTTATGACTTTCTGGTCCGTTCCTTTCAGGGCACTAAAAATACGATCAGCTACAAGAATCATTTTGTAGCTGAGAAGAATGGTGAGATCGTCGGGACTATAGTAGTCTATACTTCGGATCGTTTCTTTCTTTTAAATGCCGGAACTGCGGGCAATATTTTCAGGATCTATGGTCTTCGCGCACCTCGAGTAGCGATACGGGGTTTGAGTATGGAATCCATGATCCAACCTCCAAAATCCGGCCGTTTATATCTGGGTCATATTGCAGTTCCTGTGAACCAAAGAAAACAAGGGGTTGGCGAGGCTTTGATGAGACATGCCGTTGCGCAATTCCCGGATCATAGCAAGATCTCTTTGGACGTTTCGCAAGTGAATCCAAGTGCAATCAGTTTATATAATAAACTTGGATTTAAGATTGTGGAATCTAGAAACTTCCCGGGGCCAAAAGGCCTCGTTCCGGATCATCATTATATGGAAGCAGATCGCTCTTCCTTTTAA
- a CDS encoding tetratricopeptide repeat protein: MENLTPEDKLEAAKFFYRTGDLDRAEFLLKSSLEDSESHETYFFLGLIENQKSNWKKGLYYFYRSVEVNPEYGNPCNEIGILLLRMGRERESVFWLKKSLRCTLNDAPHISLFNLATLYKIWNRPERSLQYLHKAIVMKPDFEEAKRLREELNSAI; the protein is encoded by the coding sequence TTGGAAAACCTGACGCCTGAAGATAAACTCGAAGCAGCTAAATTTTTCTATAGAACCGGCGACCTTGATCGCGCCGAATTTTTACTGAAGTCTTCTTTGGAAGATTCCGAGAGTCACGAAACGTATTTTTTTCTGGGACTAATCGAAAATCAGAAAAGCAATTGGAAGAAGGGACTGTACTACTTCTACAGATCCGTCGAAGTGAATCCTGAATACGGAAACCCTTGTAATGAGATCGGTATTCTTCTTCTTCGTATGGGAAGAGAAAGAGAATCCGTTTTCTGGCTAAAAAAATCTCTCCGCTGCACCTTGAATGATGCACCTCATATTTCCCTTTTCAATCTGGCTACTCTATATAAGATCTGGAATCGTCCCGAGCGTTCCCTTCAGTATCTTCATAAGGCTATCGTAATGAAGCCGGATTTTGAAGAGGCGAAACGCTTGAGAGAAGAGCTGAACTCGGCGATCTAA
- the trpB gene encoding tryptophan synthase subunit beta, translated as MAKERSFTEKEGYFGDFGGRYAPEILTEALIELEGTYLKLRKDKKFLKELEFYRKNYIGRPSPITFAERLTKAWGGARIWLKREDLNHTGAHKINNTIGQALIAKAMGKRRIIAETGAGQHGVATATVGAMFQFETAIFMGEEDLRRQKLNAIRMEMLGAKVIGVSSGTATLKDATSEAMRDWALNVSNTHYIVGSVIGPHPFPTIVRDFQKVIGDESKKQFKKANDKLPDAVVACVGGGSNAMGMFYGFLKDKKVKLYGVEAGGRGSSPGEHSATMLFGKTGFLHGTKTLVIQDEGGQVVPAHSVSAGLDYPGVGPEHAFLHSSGRVKYETVSDQGALDAFMEVCRVEGIIPALETAHAFRFAKDLAKELGKKKDILICLSGRGDKDVAEVARLVGLFQGGEI; from the coding sequence ATGGCTAAAGAGCGCAGCTTCACAGAAAAAGAAGGATATTTCGGGGACTTCGGGGGAAGATACGCTCCTGAGATCCTGACGGAAGCCTTGATCGAATTAGAAGGGACCTATCTCAAACTCCGCAAAGATAAGAAATTCTTAAAGGAGTTGGAATTCTACAGAAAGAATTATATAGGAAGACCTTCTCCCATTACCTTTGCAGAAAGATTAACCAAGGCTTGGGGCGGAGCTAGAATCTGGCTCAAGAGAGAAGACTTAAATCATACGGGCGCTCATAAGATCAATAATACGATCGGCCAGGCTTTGATCGCAAAGGCGATGGGCAAGCGTAGGATCATCGCAGAAACCGGAGCGGGGCAGCATGGAGTCGCGACTGCGACTGTGGGAGCAATGTTCCAATTCGAGACTGCAATCTTTATGGGTGAAGAAGATCTTCGTCGCCAAAAATTGAATGCAATCCGTATGGAGATGCTCGGAGCTAAAGTCATCGGAGTTTCTTCCGGAACTGCTACCTTGAAAGATGCTACCTCCGAAGCGATGAGAGACTGGGCATTAAACGTTTCTAATACACATTATATCGTGGGTTCCGTGATCGGACCTCATCCATTTCCGACCATTGTGAGAGACTTTCAGAAAGTGATCGGGGATGAATCCAAGAAGCAATTCAAGAAGGCGAACGACAAATTGCCTGATGCGGTGGTTGCCTGCGTAGGCGGCGGTTCCAACGCAATGGGAATGTTTTACGGATTTCTAAAAGATAAAAAAGTAAAATTATACGGAGTAGAAGCCGGAGGAAGAGGATCTTCTCCCGGAGAACATTCCGCCACCATGCTTTTCGGCAAAACAGGTTTCTTGCATGGAACTAAGACCTTGGTCATCCAAGACGAAGGCGGACAAGTAGTTCCTGCTCACTCCGTTTCAGCTGGATTGGATTATCCTGGAGTGGGACCGGAGCATGCTTTCTTGCATTCTTCCGGAAGAGTCAAATACGAGACCGTTTCCGACCAAGGAGCCTTGGATGCATTTATGGAAGTCTGTAGAGTCGAAGGTATTATTCCCGCACTTGAGACTGCTCATGCGTTCCGATTTGCCAAGGATCTTGCAAAAGAACTAGGCAAGAAGAAGGACATACTGATCTGTCTTTCCGGAAGAGGAGACAAGGACGTTGCTGAAGTAGCAAGACTCGTAGGACTATTTCAAGGAGGGGAAATTTGA
- a CDS encoding glycosyltransferase — translation MRPKISVLLPTFNEAENIEKCVSSIVKIFKDIEYEVIVIDDNSPDQTWAFVEKMNESNPRIKIMRRMTEKGLSSAIVSGMSSAEGEYFLVMDADLQHDEAILPQMIQKLEEGYDVAVGTRYANGGSTGTWSSLRKFLSVTANKFTKFILPINITDPMSGFFALKREIFFRTGDRINPRGFKILLEILGRMDNDIKIGEVPFHFRNRMHGETKINNSIARSFLVTVLDLRFGKWVSSTFLLYSLVGLSGVAVNLFGFILFESLGVKDLDTGFGLLPVFPSSVFFGIELSIVSNFILNNYFTFYENRYKRWDAIRGFVIFSGVSALGIFVQLGIFELLFYKALPRMDLEPRFEFRLLCDLVAISVAMFTNYFLNSNFTWLDIERRDR, via the coding sequence ATGCGACCAAAAATATCCGTGTTACTTCCGACCTTCAATGAAGCGGAAAACATAGAAAAATGCGTTTCAAGTATAGTAAAAATATTTAAAGATATAGAATATGAAGTTATTGTAATAGATGATAATAGTCCCGATCAGACTTGGGCCTTCGTCGAAAAAATGAACGAATCCAATCCCAGGATTAAAATCATGAGAAGAATGACTGAGAAAGGACTTTCCTCCGCGATCGTATCCGGAATGAGCAGTGCAGAGGGAGAATATTTTCTAGTTATGGATGCGGATCTTCAGCATGATGAGGCCATCCTTCCACAAATGATCCAAAAATTAGAAGAAGGCTATGATGTAGCTGTAGGAACACGCTACGCAAACGGTGGTTCTACAGGGACTTGGTCTTCTCTTAGAAAATTCTTAAGCGTAACTGCAAATAAATTCACTAAGTTCATTCTTCCGATAAATATCACCGATCCGATGAGCGGGTTCTTTGCTCTTAAAAGAGAAATCTTTTTTAGAACAGGGGACAGGATTAATCCGAGAGGCTTTAAGATACTGCTCGAAATATTAGGAAGGATGGACAATGATATAAAGATCGGAGAAGTTCCTTTTCATTTTAGGAATCGGATGCATGGAGAAACCAAAATAAACAACTCGATTGCAAGAAGCTTCTTGGTCACAGTCTTAGATCTTCGCTTTGGCAAATGGGTTTCATCCACTTTTCTTTTATATTCTTTAGTCGGCTTGAGTGGGGTCGCAGTGAATCTATTCGGATTCATTCTGTTCGAAAGCTTAGGAGTTAAAGACTTAGACACAGGCTTCGGACTTCTGCCGGTATTCCCTTCTTCCGTATTCTTCGGGATCGAATTATCGATCGTAAGTAATTTTATATTGAACAACTACTTTACATTTTATGAAAATAGATACAAACGCTGGGATGCAATACGTGGTTTTGTCATCTTTTCGGGAGTAAGCGCGTTAGGCATTTTTGTTCAATTAGGGATCTTTGAACTTCTGTTCTATAAGGCTCTACCAAGGATGGATCTCGAACCTCGCTTCGAGTTCAGACTTCTTTGCGATTTGGTAGCGATCTCGGTCGCGATGTTTACGAATTACTTTTTGAATTCGAATTTCACCTGGTTAGATATAGAGAGAAGAGATCGATAA
- the trpA gene encoding tryptophan synthase subunit alpha, with amino-acid sequence MSAIRSVFSETKSSFIPYISLGDPTYDACVDWADALIRGGADILELGIPFSDPVADGPVIQKAFKRALANPFSMEKVLETTAKIHALHPHIPLVYLTYFNPIYSYGFENFAAEAKISGIEGMIIPDLPYDTPETENLFHSLQKRGIDLIHLVTPATAPARMKGIRDFASGFIYYVTSYGVTGERTALSNGLEERIRMTKSLFSLPVSAGFGISSPDQAKEISEYADGIIIGSAVQRIIEENGSNPSLCRKKLEEYALSISKSLRGNR; translated from the coding sequence TTGAGCGCGATCCGTAGCGTTTTTTCCGAAACGAAAAGTTCTTTTATCCCCTATATCTCGTTAGGTGATCCTACGTACGATGCTTGTGTGGATTGGGCGGACGCTCTAATCCGTGGAGGCGCTGATATTCTGGAGCTTGGGATCCCTTTCTCCGATCCGGTAGCAGATGGTCCGGTGATCCAAAAGGCGTTCAAGAGAGCTCTGGCAAATCCTTTCTCCATGGAAAAGGTTCTAGAAACAACGGCGAAAATCCACGCTCTTCACCCTCATATTCCCCTAGTATATCTAACGTATTTTAATCCGATCTATTCCTACGGTTTTGAAAATTTCGCGGCAGAAGCGAAGATCTCCGGAATAGAAGGTATGATCATTCCTGATCTTCCTTATGATACCCCGGAGACGGAGAATCTATTTCATTCTCTGCAAAAAAGAGGGATCGATCTGATCCATCTGGTAACTCCTGCGACTGCTCCTGCCCGAATGAAAGGGATAAGAGACTTTGCTTCCGGTTTTATCTACTATGTGACTTCTTACGGAGTAACTGGAGAAAGAACTGCTCTTTCCAACGGTTTGGAAGAAAGGATCCGAATGACCAAGTCTCTCTTTTCCTTGCCTGTAAGCGCAGGCTTTGGGATTTCCAGTCCGGATCAGGCGAAAGAAATTTCCGAATATGCGGACGGGATCATTATAGGTTCTGCCGTGCAGAGGATCATAGAAGAGAACGGTTCTAATCCTAGTCTTTGCAGAAAAAAATTGGAAGAATACGCTCTTTCGATCTCCAAATCATTGAGAGGAAATCGATAA
- a CDS encoding adenylate/guanylate cyclase domain-containing protein, which translates to MSESKSAQKFTLLDIIFGVTTILGILGHFFYAFFSGADYSFEILLVGALLLFASAYFFYKTATKFAKNAQMVGSLWLAFVVAFVWFDLYVAFTPVSELEENSISWRFNVLRNQTDARVEKESDKGNLEQIQLKPPAKARRDINIIGITTKTLDQLGGVWPLPWKYYAKIIDKFATSTNHLMFDVFFLDYKPGQTDEMAKALANNPRVMFDYPMETSLESKSTILNLDKRTEILRKFRLENVKDEGFGYSWLKFPQAPIEPIGEKSSGLGFANIKKDETGLNRKMPIVAKLIGSGSDREDEYYPSIDLVIACNYFGVDIKKDVEVVMGKYVKIKNIPQKQISYIDRKSLKMVTEDIMAKPNSTREVVIPIDEYGQMEINFPGGLYSYNTTEFFEVSEGWDNDTATQVNNNIFLVAMFYATGRGAAKDTHLSPFGDMSGIEHHAHAINTILNQDFLWDMPLGGNFLIFLAMALIVGLILPRMKTSWGFLFVIVLALLYSVVTMFGFSELNEVHVFPSVIIEQFFIFVGIIVYKILTEEENVKYIRTTFSKFVSKDVVDELLKNPENLNLGGSKKDITIFFSDIRGFTTMSEKMGPEELVQFLNQYLSEMTEIIIEFKGTIDKYMGDAIMAFWGAPVPLEDHAYYACAASLAQMRRLAVLKEEWRSLDLPVMDIGIGLNSGPAVVGNMGSSHRMDYTCMGDTINLGSRLEGSNKEYATNIIISEYTYEKVKDRVIARELDLVKVKGKTKPVRIYELIDLVNEEDLKHLRRPLQATEQI; encoded by the coding sequence ATGAGCGAATCCAAATCAGCCCAGAAATTTACCCTATTGGATATTATTTTTGGAGTTACCACAATCCTAGGAATTCTGGGACATTTTTTCTACGCTTTCTTTTCAGGTGCGGATTATTCTTTCGAGATCCTTCTTGTAGGCGCGCTCTTACTCTTCGCTTCCGCTTATTTCTTCTATAAAACCGCTACCAAGTTTGCCAAAAACGCGCAGATGGTCGGAAGCCTTTGGTTGGCATTCGTAGTAGCATTCGTTTGGTTCGACCTATACGTTGCATTCACACCGGTTTCCGAATTAGAAGAGAACTCCATTTCTTGGAGATTCAATGTTCTTAGAAACCAAACTGACGCCAGAGTAGAAAAGGAATCCGATAAAGGAAATCTGGAACAGATCCAACTTAAGCCTCCTGCTAAGGCGAGAAGGGACATCAATATCATCGGGATCACAACAAAAACTCTCGACCAGCTTGGTGGAGTGTGGCCTCTTCCTTGGAAATATTACGCAAAGATTATAGATAAATTCGCTACTTCTACCAACCACCTCATGTTCGACGTGTTCTTCTTAGATTACAAACCAGGGCAAACGGATGAGATGGCAAAGGCTCTCGCCAACAACCCTAGGGTAATGTTCGACTATCCTATGGAAACGAGCCTAGAGTCTAAGAGCACTATCTTGAATTTGGACAAGAGAACCGAGATACTTCGCAAATTCAGATTAGAGAATGTTAAGGACGAAGGATTCGGATATTCTTGGCTGAAATTTCCTCAGGCTCCCATTGAGCCGATCGGAGAAAAATCCTCCGGATTAGGTTTTGCGAATATTAAAAAAGATGAAACTGGCTTGAACCGAAAAATGCCGATCGTAGCCAAATTGATCGGTTCCGGTTCCGATAGAGAAGATGAATACTATCCTTCCATCGACCTAGTCATCGCTTGTAATTATTTTGGCGTGGACATCAAAAAAGACGTAGAAGTCGTCATGGGGAAATATGTTAAGATCAAGAATATTCCCCAAAAACAGATCAGTTATATAGACCGCAAATCTCTTAAGATGGTCACCGAAGACATCATGGCAAAACCGAACTCTACTAGAGAAGTGGTTATTCCGATTGATGAATACGGCCAAATGGAGATTAACTTCCCGGGAGGATTATATTCTTATAATACTACCGAGTTCTTCGAAGTTTCAGAAGGCTGGGATAACGACACTGCGACTCAAGTGAACAATAATATCTTTTTGGTTGCGATGTTCTACGCTACAGGTCGCGGGGCCGCAAAGGATACTCACTTGTCTCCTTTCGGAGATATGTCCGGGATCGAACACCACGCTCATGCGATCAATACCATCCTAAATCAGGATTTCCTTTGGGACATGCCTTTGGGTGGGAACTTCCTGATCTTCCTAGCTATGGCGTTGATTGTGGGACTGATTCTGCCAAGAATGAAGACTTCTTGGGGATTCTTGTTCGTGATCGTTCTTGCTCTTCTTTATAGCGTAGTAACGATGTTCGGCTTCTCCGAATTGAACGAGGTGCATGTATTCCCTTCAGTAATTATAGAACAGTTCTTTATCTTTGTAGGGATCATCGTTTATAAGATCTTAACGGAAGAAGAGAACGTAAAATATATCCGAACTACATTCTCCAAATTCGTTTCTAAAGACGTTGTGGACGAGCTTCTCAAAAATCCGGAAAACCTGAACTTGGGTGGTTCTAAAAAAGACATCACCATCTTCTTCTCGGATATTCGCGGATTTACCACCATGTCCGAAAAAATGGGTCCGGAAGAACTCGTTCAATTCCTGAATCAGTACCTCTCGGAAATGACTGAGATAATCATCGAGTTTAAGGGAACGATTGATAAATACATGGGCGATGCGATCATGGCATTCTGGGGGGCTCCGGTTCCCCTAGAGGACCACGCTTATTATGCTTGTGCTGCTTCCCTTGCTCAGATGAGAAGGCTCGCAGTCTTGAAAGAAGAGTGGAGGAGTCTGGATCTTCCTGTGATGGATATCGGGATCGGATTGAATTCCGGCCCGGCAGTCGTCGGAAATATGGGAAGTTCTCACCGGATGGACTATACTTGTATGGGAGATACCATTAACCTGGGATCTCGTCTGGAAGGATCCAACAAGGAATATGCCACGAATATTATTATTTCGGAATATACATACGAAAAGGTCAAAGATCGCGTAATTGCCAGAGAATTGGATCTTGTAAAGGTAAAGGGTAAAACCAAGCCTGTTCGGATCTATGAACTGATCGACTTAGTAAACGAAGAAGATTTGAAACATCTAAGGAGACCGTTGCAGGCAACAGAGCAAATCTAA